In Planctomycetota bacterium, a single window of DNA contains:
- a CDS encoding carbohydrate-binding protein, whose protein sequence is MKQIFRTVSLSLLVAFALAFGFTNQAQAKRDRPVIDSSLGFNRLLTDKGTLMRGVSISWDGGDPYGSQDRFMPSQESLNALAQDYGYNALHIYLEGDSSGNTDPVGYNVEWCDTLVERCAKANLYLIITIGCNGENGSIHSMDFILDFWKFYGPRYKDETHVFYEAKNEPVPHTAAHWLPEDWDNQVLMYNTIRAAAPDTMILLCSYMGFRYEGAAADAVKMMTAKGVDWKNAAIAWHGYETREGIEACLRLFQSSLRYPATLCTEFWPGDTVPDPSINGDESYNAMFESFHTGWLQFQWLAANDAELPGLAYRLDKAGVVWTPDEPTCDWPAKGTPNIPEHGSSVAIFDRGREKFVSSPGGGDLIANLDAYTGDQDDRFILERVEGGIDLVAFKASNGFYVSAACNTDALTPVSPTIGLDETFHWIERTNGDVVLRSVGGGGHLVRSIFREVADLEQHRLVANADDASSIETNYVILNGSMPQAAPESPAAIVEPLPAAGPFYGKPLAIPGIIDAVDFDHGGEGVAYHDSQPDNIDGFYRPREGVDIQASSEGGCAVAWINEGEWLEYTVEVQKPGSYRLRIRHAGGPGELRIAFDGEDLTGPLNTTATANWQDWTDLTTEVTLEAGVQKMRVLCGSGYNLMRFSFEPILE, encoded by the coding sequence TTGAAACAAATCTTTAGGACGGTTTCGTTGAGTCTGCTGGTCGCATTCGCCTTGGCGTTTGGGTTCACAAACCAAGCCCAAGCCAAACGCGACCGCCCCGTCATCGACAGCAGCCTCGGTTTCAATCGTTTGTTAACCGATAAGGGAACACTCATGCGTGGCGTGAGCATCTCTTGGGACGGCGGCGACCCTTATGGCAGTCAGGATAGGTTCATGCCTTCGCAGGAATCGCTCAACGCGCTCGCGCAAGACTATGGCTACAACGCGCTGCATATTTACTTAGAAGGCGACTCTTCGGGCAACACCGATCCGGTCGGATACAACGTCGAGTGGTGCGACACTCTGGTGGAGCGTTGCGCGAAGGCGAACCTCTACCTGATCATCACGATCGGCTGTAATGGAGAGAACGGAAGCATCCACTCGATGGACTTCATATTGGATTTCTGGAAGTTCTACGGGCCGAGGTACAAAGACGAAACCCACGTTTTCTATGAGGCCAAAAACGAACCGGTGCCGCATACGGCCGCCCACTGGCTCCCCGAAGACTGGGACAATCAGGTCCTCATGTACAACACGATCCGTGCTGCTGCACCGGACACGATGATCCTGCTCTGCTCATATATGGGATTCCGTTACGAAGGGGCCGCCGCCGATGCCGTCAAAATGATGACCGCGAAAGGCGTTGATTGGAAGAACGCCGCCATCGCTTGGCACGGTTACGAAACACGCGAAGGGATCGAGGCTTGCCTGCGATTGTTCCAGTCAAGCCTCCGATATCCGGCAACTCTATGCACCGAATTCTGGCCGGGCGACACCGTACCGGACCCTTCCATCAACGGTGACGAGTCGTACAACGCGATGTTCGAATCGTTCCACACGGGTTGGCTCCAGTTCCAGTGGCTAGCCGCTAACGACGCCGAACTGCCCGGGCTCGCGTACCGTTTGGACAAAGCTGGGGTCGTGTGGACACCCGACGAACCGACATGTGATTGGCCCGCCAAGGGCACGCCGAACATCCCGGAGCATGGGTCTTCGGTCGCGATCTTCGATCGCGGCCGCGAGAAGTTTGTGTCGTCACCGGGGGGCGGCGATCTGATCGCGAATCTCGACGCATATACAGGGGATCAAGACGATCGATTCATCCTGGAGCGTGTCGAAGGTGGCATCGATCTAGTCGCCTTCAAGGCAAGCAACGGCTTCTACGTCTCCGCCGCGTGCAATACGGACGCACTCACTCCAGTCAGTCCGACGATCGGGCTGGATGAGACTTTTCACTGGATCGAACGTACGAACGGCGACGTGGTGCTCCGGTCGGTCGGGGGTGGCGGCCACTTGGTCCGAAGCATCTTTCGTGAGGTTGCAGATTTAGAACAACACAGGTTGGTCGCGAATGCGGACGACGCGAGCAGCATCGAAACAAACTACGTGATCCTAAATGGCTCGATGCCTCAAGCGGCACCCGAATCCCCCGCCGCCATCGTCGAACCTTTACCTGCGGCCGGCCCGTTCTACGGCAAGCCGCTGGCGATCCCCGGCATCATCGACGCGGTTGATTTCGACCACGGTGGCGAAGGCGTCGCGTACCACGACAGTCAACCAGACAATATCGACGGGTTCTATCGCCCCCGCGAAGGAGTCGATATTCAGGCAAGTTCCGAAGGCGGCTGCGCCGTCGCTTGGATCAATGAAGGCGAATGGCTCGAATACACAGTGGAAGTCCAAAAGCCAGGCAGTTACCGCCTCAGGATCCGCCACGCGGGCGGACCCGGTGAACTCCGGATCGCTTTCGATGGAGAAGACCTAACGGGCCCGCTGAATACAACCGCAACCGCTAACTGGCAGGATTGGACCGACCTGACGACCGAAGTCACCTTGGAAGCGGGTGTTCAAAAGATGAGGGTTCTATGCGGAAGTGGGTACAACCTGATGAGATTTTCTTTTGAGCCAATCCTTGAATAG
- a CDS encoding DUF1559 domain-containing protein, with protein MKHTRTFRRRSRRAFTLIELLVVISIIALLIGLLLPALGSARSAARSMACLSNIRQMGLAVGVYNNDYNQYYPPHDNFDSVGYDWFRLVSSIIENEKLQTFFGEPDSVGNEDVVFSDALRCPEADVDTDEHDATYGANVMVLPHVVNGVPQSNLAWMTTETLKSNSEMVMLADSTQYANPGVFTGRIPQGHTFAGLNRIDPPASGAPQPKTAADYINVSGVDPNEAITVRFNQDFKNIVGTQTVRWRHANEQNANFVWADGHGTSQAIGTILKRNIYPAAP; from the coding sequence ATCTCCATCATCGCGCTGCTCATCGGCCTGCTCCTACCTGCCCTGGGAAGCGCCCGCTCGGCAGCACGGAGTATGGCCTGCTTATCGAACATCCGACAGATGGGACTGGCGGTAGGCGTCTACAACAATGACTACAACCAGTATTATCCACCGCACGACAATTTCGACAGTGTCGGCTACGACTGGTTCCGGCTTGTCAGTTCGATTATTGAGAACGAAAAACTGCAGACGTTCTTCGGCGAGCCTGACTCCGTCGGGAACGAAGACGTCGTGTTTTCCGACGCACTACGCTGCCCCGAAGCAGACGTCGATACCGACGAGCACGACGCCACGTACGGTGCCAATGTGATGGTTTTGCCACATGTTGTTAACGGCGTGCCTCAAAGCAACCTGGCATGGATGACCACCGAAACGCTAAAAAGTAACTCCGAGATGGTCATGCTGGCCGACTCAACGCAATACGCCAATCCGGGCGTTTTCACTGGGCGTATCCCTCAGGGCCATACCTTCGCCGGCCTTAATCGGATCGATCCCCCCGCCAGCGGTGCTCCACAACCCAAGACCGCGGCCGACTACATCAATGTTTCAGGCGTTGATCCCAACGAAGCCATCACGGTCCGTTTCAACCAGGACTTCAAGAACATCGTCGGCACTCAGACCGTTCGCTGGCGACACGCCAATGAGCAGAACGCGAACTTCGTCTGGGCGGATGGGCACGGCACTAGTCAAGCGATCGGCACCATTCTTAAACGGAACATCTACCCTGCAGCGCCTTAA
- a CDS encoding aspartate aminotransferase family protein — MTASRRTISLPQSHHRPAPYDGPPRDEVLALRQQYVNPGVLNYYRDPLMIVEGHMQYLFDETGRRYLDAFAGIVTVSVGHCHPHVAEAVKQQAGTLQHATTIYLHPTLPKFAEKLASKMPTNADGVPLDKTYFTNSGSEANELAMLMSREFTGHADVIGLRNGYHGGTPNTMGLTAHGTWKFPSNTPGGIHHTHAGYCYRCPFNLRYPSCGVKCAQDLENVIAYQTPGQVACFIGEPIQGVGGAVTPPKEFFQIVYDTVRKHGGLCVADEVQGGFGRTGEHYWAHQNWDVKPDMIVMAKGIGNGAPLAAVTTTADVAQTMTKRVHFNTYGGNPVSMASGLATMEVIDAEGIQANAKHVGGLLKDGLLALQDKHEIIGDVRGIGLMLGMELVRDRRTKEPAGTEAADLMEMTKARGLILGKGGLYGNTMRIKPPMCITPDDAEFLIATVDACLTDIEAKR, encoded by the coding sequence ATGACTGCTTCCCGACGAACCATTTCGCTTCCCCAAAGCCATCACCGGCCCGCCCCCTACGACGGGCCGCCGCGCGACGAGGTGCTCGCGCTACGGCAACAGTACGTCAACCCCGGCGTGCTCAACTATTACCGCGATCCGCTGATGATCGTCGAGGGGCACATGCAGTACCTCTTCGACGAGACGGGGCGTAGGTATCTCGACGCTTTCGCCGGCATCGTGACCGTCAGCGTGGGGCACTGCCACCCGCACGTCGCCGAAGCGGTCAAGCAACAAGCCGGCACGCTCCAGCACGCGACGACGATCTACCTCCACCCCACGCTGCCAAAGTTCGCCGAAAAGCTCGCGAGCAAGATGCCGACCAACGCCGACGGCGTCCCGCTGGACAAGACCTACTTCACCAACTCCGGCAGCGAAGCCAACGAACTCGCGATGCTCATGTCGCGCGAGTTCACCGGCCACGCCGACGTGATCGGCCTACGCAACGGCTACCACGGGGGCACGCCGAACACCATGGGGCTCACCGCCCACGGCACCTGGAAGTTCCCCAGCAACACGCCCGGCGGCATCCATCACACGCATGCCGGATATTGCTATCGCTGCCCGTTCAATTTGCGTTACCCCTCCTGTGGCGTCAAGTGCGCGCAAGACCTTGAGAACGTCATCGCTTACCAGACGCCCGGGCAGGTCGCCTGTTTCATCGGCGAGCCGATCCAGGGCGTTGGCGGCGCGGTTACACCGCCCAAGGAATTCTTCCAGATCGTCTACGACACCGTTCGCAAGCACGGTGGCCTCTGCGTCGCCGACGAAGTTCAGGGCGGCTTCGGTCGAACCGGCGAGCATTACTGGGCGCACCAGAATTGGGACGTGAAGCCCGACATGATCGTGATGGCGAAAGGCATCGGCAACGGCGCCCCGCTCGCGGCCGTCACGACCACCGCCGACGTCGCGCAGACCATGACGAAACGCGTCCACTTCAATACCTACGGCGGTAATCCGGTTTCCATGGCATCCGGTCTGGCAACCATGGAGGTCATCGACGCCGAAGGCATCCAGGCGAACGCCAAGCACGTCGGCGGGCTTCTCAAAGACGGGTTGCTTGCGCTGCAAGACAAGCACGAAATCATCGGCGACGTCCGCGGCATCGGCCTGATGCTGGGTATGGAACTGGTGCGCGACCGCCGGACCAAGGAGCCGGCCGGCACCGAGGCCGCCGATCTCATGGAAATGACCAAAGCCCGTGGCTTGATCCTCGGCAAGGGGGGGCTCTACGGCAACACGATGCGCATCAAGCCGCCGATGTGCATCACGCCCGACGACGCGGAGTTCCTGATCGCCACGGTGGACGCCTGCCTGACCGATATCGAAGCCAAACGCTAA
- the preA gene encoding NAD-dependent dihydropyrimidine dehydrogenase subunit PreA, which produces MPTLETTVDGIHFPNPYVIGSGPPGTNQKVINKAFSEGWGGVIAKTVSLDASKVINVAPRYGKLTGVNKKEVFGWENIELIATTSFEDWLDDFKAVKDAYPDRPLIASIMEEFDRDAWIEIVERCEAVGVDAFELNFSCPHGLPERKMGAAMGQDPDVLEEVTGWVMAAATIPVWAKMTPNVTHIEDPTRAALRAGAHGVSAINTIRSVIGVDLETLRPMPTVEGYTTPGGYSSVAVRPIALRMVMEIATLIREEFDGQRSISGIGGVETGGDAAQFILLGADTVQVCTGVMKMGYKMVKPMIDELLEFMDKHGFETLDDFKGHALPYFTTHAELVRMQAESQEKKRAAVAAKAAAKEAAAAGITKDDKWDGDDFVKQSDELAGD; this is translated from the coding sequence ATGCCTACCCTCGAAACCACCGTCGACGGGATCCATTTCCCAAACCCCTACGTTATCGGTTCCGGCCCGCCGGGAACCAACCAGAAAGTCATCAACAAAGCCTTCAGCGAAGGTTGGGGAGGCGTCATCGCCAAGACCGTGTCGCTCGACGCGTCGAAGGTGATCAACGTCGCGCCGCGCTACGGGAAGCTCACCGGCGTGAACAAAAAGGAGGTCTTCGGCTGGGAAAACATCGAGCTGATCGCCACGACGTCTTTCGAGGATTGGCTCGACGACTTCAAGGCGGTCAAAGACGCGTATCCCGATCGCCCGCTCATCGCTTCGATCATGGAGGAGTTTGACCGCGACGCGTGGATTGAGATCGTCGAGCGTTGCGAGGCGGTGGGGGTCGATGCCTTCGAGTTGAATTTCTCCTGCCCGCACGGCCTACCCGAACGCAAGATGGGTGCCGCGATGGGTCAGGATCCCGATGTGCTCGAAGAGGTGACCGGTTGGGTCATGGCCGCCGCGACGATCCCGGTCTGGGCCAAGATGACTCCCAACGTCACGCACATCGAAGACCCGACCCGTGCGGCGTTGCGGGCCGGTGCCCACGGGGTGAGCGCGATCAACACGATCCGCAGTGTCATCGGGGTCGACCTCGAAACCCTCCGGCCGATGCCGACCGTCGAAGGCTACACCACGCCCGGCGGGTACTCCTCCGTGGCGGTCCGTCCGATCGCTTTGAGGATGGTGATGGAGATCGCCACGCTGATCCGGGAAGAATTTGACGGCCAGCGCTCGATTTCCGGCATCGGCGGCGTCGAGACCGGCGGCGACGCAGCCCAGTTCATCCTGCTCGGGGCCGACACCGTGCAGGTGTGCACCGGGGTGATGAAGATGGGATACAAGATGGTTAAGCCAATGATCGATGAACTTCTGGAGTTTATGGACAAGCACGGCTTCGAGACGCTCGACGATTTCAAAGGTCACGCCTTGCCCTACTTCACGACGCACGCCGAGTTGGTTCGTATGCAGGCCGAATCCCAGGAGAAAAAGCGTGCGGCCGTGGCCGCCAAGGCCGCGGCGAAGGAAGCCGCCGCCGCGGGGATCACGAAAGACGACAAGTGGGACGGCGACGATTTCGTCAAGCAGTCCGACGAACTGGCCGGGGATTGA
- the hydA gene encoding dihydropyrimidinase, whose protein sequence is MSLLIHGGTVVNADSTFRADIYCEGETITRIATRIDPAEVQADRVVDATGKMVFPGFIDPHVHIYLPFMGTYAKDTYATASKAAVVGGTTMMIEMCCPARADEPAEALDLWAGKAEGQSACDYSFHMGVTRFDDSAEAQLRKIVELGTRSFKVFLAYKGAFGVTDDELYGVLRLARELGVVVTAHCENADLVAALQAKLLAEGKTGPQWHEPSRPPRVEAEGVHHFCTFLELTGASGYIVHTSCRDAVEAALPFRARGVDVDLETVIPYLTLDDTYAQREDFEGAKYVMSPPIRSAEHQAYLWDALRAGHIATVATDHAPFDFVGQKEMGRPPNGDFTTIPNGIPSVEHRVTLLWTRGVAAGRLDVHRFVDAASAYAARRFGLFPRKGVVQLGADADLVVWDDAYRGKISVDTHHMATDYSGFEGVEITGRPSLVTVRGTVVAEHGRFIGQLGHGRRLDR, encoded by the coding sequence ATGTCTCTCCTCATTCACGGTGGCACCGTCGTCAACGCCGACAGCACGTTCCGGGCCGATATCTACTGCGAGGGCGAAACGATCACGCGGATCGCGACTCGTATCGATCCCGCCGAGGTTCAGGCCGACCGCGTGGTGGACGCGACGGGCAAGATGGTCTTCCCGGGCTTCATCGACCCCCACGTGCACATCTATTTGCCGTTCATGGGGACCTACGCCAAAGACACCTACGCGACGGCGTCTAAGGCCGCGGTCGTCGGCGGCACCACCATGATGATCGAGATGTGCTGCCCGGCTCGCGCCGACGAGCCGGCCGAGGCGCTGGACCTTTGGGCGGGTAAGGCCGAGGGGCAGTCGGCGTGTGACTACAGCTTCCACATGGGCGTGACGCGTTTCGACGACTCGGCCGAAGCCCAGCTCCGCAAGATCGTTGAGCTGGGCACGCGCTCGTTCAAGGTGTTCTTGGCCTACAAGGGCGCGTTCGGCGTCACCGACGACGAGTTGTACGGTGTGCTGCGCCTGGCCCGTGAGTTGGGCGTTGTGGTCACCGCGCATTGTGAGAACGCCGATTTGGTTGCCGCGCTCCAAGCCAAGCTGCTGGCCGAAGGCAAGACGGGCCCGCAGTGGCATGAGCCGTCACGTCCGCCACGGGTCGAGGCCGAGGGCGTGCACCACTTCTGTACGTTCCTGGAACTCACCGGCGCGTCAGGCTACATCGTGCATACCTCGTGTCGGGACGCGGTCGAGGCCGCGTTACCGTTCCGGGCACGGGGGGTCGACGTTGATCTCGAAACCGTTATCCCCTACCTCACGCTCGACGACACTTACGCACAACGCGAGGACTTCGAAGGCGCAAAATACGTCATGAGTCCCCCGATTCGTTCAGCCGAGCATCAGGCGTACTTGTGGGATGCGCTCCGGGCCGGCCACATCGCAACGGTGGCGACGGATCACGCGCCGTTTGATTTCGTAGGGCAGAAGGAGATGGGCCGGCCGCCCAACGGCGACTTCACGACGATCCCCAACGGCATCCCGTCGGTTGAGCACCGCGTCACGCTGTTGTGGACAAGGGGCGTTGCGGCCGGCCGGCTCGACGTGCACCGGTTCGTTGACGCCGCCAGCGCTTACGCCGCCAGGCGTTTCGGCCTCTTCCCGCGCAAGGGTGTGGTCCAACTCGGGGCGGACGCGGACCTGGTCGTTTGGGACGACGCGTATCGGGGGAAGATCTCTGTCGACACGCACCACATGGCTACCGACTACAGCGGCTTCGAAGGCGTTGAGATCACCGGCCGTCCTTCGCTCGTTACCGTCCGCGGGACTGTCGTTGCGGAGCACGGTCGATTCATCGGTCAACTCGGCCACGGTCGACGCCTCGACCGGTGA